Proteins encoded in a region of the Atopobium sp. oral taxon 416 genome:
- a CDS encoding transposase: MRAGLCLELVEMFNCATLKEARARRDEIAEEAPEAVARLDAGFEDAMTVMALPPAMRRCTRTSNYLERLNTEGMRRAKVISVFPSEGSLIRLVGTYLIEENDRWAAKSKQYYLPAVEEL; the protein is encoded by the coding sequence CTGCGGGCGGGGCTTTGCTTAGAGCTCGTGGAGATGTTCAACTGCGCCACGCTTAAGGAGGCCAGGGCCCGCCGCGACGAGATCGCCGAGGAGGCGCCCGAGGCGGTGGCGCGCCTGGACGCCGGGTTCGAGGATGCGATGACGGTCATGGCCCTTCCACCGGCGATGCGCAGGTGCACCAGGACGTCGAACTACCTCGAGAGGCTCAACACAGAGGGGATGCGCCGGGCGAAGGTCATCAGCGTGTTCCCGAGCGAAGGCTCGCTAATAAGGCTCGTGGGGACCTACCTCATCGAGGAGAACGACAGGTGGGCCGCCAAGAGCAAGCAGTACTACCTGCCGGCGGTCGAGGAGCTATGA